A segment of the Zingiber officinale cultivar Zhangliang chromosome 8B, Zo_v1.1, whole genome shotgun sequence genome:
GACTTACTTTTCTTACATGGCACGAGATGCCTTTTACTATTTGCTGCATTCATCAGATATTCTTTTTGTAAGAGCAGAGTTCAACAGAAATTGTCACCTCATCAGTGCCTTGGTGATCAAAGTGTTAATGTCTTGAAAAGAAAAACTGTACTCAATGTTCATTGTAGTGATTTGAATTTGTATTTAAATTCAAAGATGAATCATTGGACCAATCATTGCTCATAATTTTATTCCAGTCATCAATAGTGCTTTATTCATGCAATATAGAGTTTGATATCTAGTAATCTCGACTATGTTGTGATCCAGCGCAAGTTTCATTGTAATATCAAGTAATCCTGCCAAAGTGATGAATGACTGTAATGCTCTAAACATCTTACTATCTTGGTTTAGCAATAGGCAGAGCTCTCATGCctaattgaaagaaaatttcaattacaaataaaataagtaATTGGCTTACATCCATGTAAGTAGACTAGCTTTGTATATGACTAAAAGGACAAAGCTGCTTTACCATAGTATTtttctatttcaaaatttttcgaGGAAATAAAAACATGCGACCAGTCCATTCCAAGAAAAACATGCAATCAAAATCACTTGTACTTCGCACGTCCATTAATCAATGCTATTGtacataatattaattataaCGAATTTTTTGTGGAATCAACTGAAAAGGGTACCTCGTCTCGGCTGGAGTCATCATGGCGATCAGACACGGAGGAAACTATGGACGCCCCAGCTGAACGCACACTAGATGCGACGTTGGACGCGCCAGAGGACACAATCCTCATATAGTTGGACAGCGACCGAACCGAGAACAAGCCGTTGCCGCCGCGGTTCCTTGGGACACCGTCGTCACGATGCCCGTGCACATCGTTCCTCATGCCCCAACCCCAAAGCGACGAGAAAACCCAAAATAGACGAGGTCAAAGGAATTAAAAAAGCAGCAACTTTGGCTCGTCAAAGAAGCAACTTCTTCCTAATCATGAACCGAGGGCTGTTTCTCTGGATTTTTTTTCTTTGGCTAGGAGAAAGAGCCCAAATCCCTCTCCTAGCCGCCCAATCTAGCCATATCCTCGGAGGCTGAAGAAACAAACTCGAAGAACTTGATGCAAGCGGACCAAAATCACTTCTTTCCGTCAGAAATTCGATCCCTCGATCAAAAATTTTGTATCTGTTGGTCCGATTTCTGAACAAAAAGGGGATCTTACCTGGAGCGTTTCGTGAGCTCCCCTATTTTTGCCCTGGCAGCGAAGAATAAAACGGAGAAGATAACGGTATAATTGCTTGCGATCACATATGACTCTCGTTTACTAGTTTGCTTTGatttgtaattattattattgagataaaaaaattattaattcactaatcaactgtttttacaaaattaaaaaaagaaggaaaaaaagaatATTCTTGGTTAGacccataattttttttttaaaataattattttaatgatATTTTATGCCTACAATTCATTTGGAATAAATAGTGATGAATTTTATTTTGTCCTATTCATAACAAAAAAATGCTTTTTATCGGTGAATAAAATAGTCAGTAAAACATAGAATGTGGGTGAAGTTGGAAGATACTAGAAATTATAAAGAAATTAGAAGAACGATTAATTTGTATTCCTTATATTTGATTATAGAAACAAATAGTTACCATTAACAAATAGATTTAATTACAATTTTCCCCTCTATTATGAGTCAGGTTTACTTTGTTTTGTTGAGAAGTTAGAGAACTTATTTGTTTAAgcaaatttaaattcttaaccTTTCACCAAATGTTCTTGGATTCTATTCTATTATCATGGCACCAAGCAACTATTAATCCTTTGACAAGGAAAACTGGAAGAAAAAAATGATAGGGGCATCCATCAGTAGCTAAATCTAATAGGTTAAATAGCAAATCAATATGAAAAATTGGAGTGACtgtttttttggaaaaaaaaaaatctaattttatgATCCGATTAGGGGTGATAATTTTTGACTCGACATGATCATATGACTCGAAccgaatataaaaaaaatcatgttaGGATCAGGTTTTATTGGGTTTAGGTCGGATTTAGGTCGATCTGATTGACACTATTAATAAATGGTTCGGGTTTGGGTCAAACTGAAATGATCTTATTACAACCCACGAgtctttttataaatattttcgaATCAAGTTCGGGTCGGATTATTATTGGGTTCGGATTTAAATAaccatatttatataaaaataggTCTTTtgggtcaaattcgggttaagtACGAGTTAAGATGGACATGTTTTTATAAATGGATAATTTTGGGTCGGATTGGGTTTAGATAAACAGGTCTGATTTAGGTCGAACAATGTGACCTGAAATATTAATCAGGTCGGGTTCGAATTTTGATATTCCAATCCATCAACTCATCAACTGGAACATGACCCGAATTGTCACCCCTAGATCTGACTAATTCTAAATGTACCATCAGGATAAATCAGAAAGTGTGGATAGGTCCTAATTACCTAGGGAGGTGTAATGTGTTTTGGtgagatttgaaatctttattGTTTAGAGAGTTTATTCCACCTCCTACCATTACATCATAGTCCTAGGCTAGTgtggttattttatttttttatattaaatatttagaTCTTACAATTTGATTAATTCTGAAGTAGATGGTCTGATCTTACATTTCGCCCATCAAGCAAATCCAAGAAGCACGGTAGCTCCTGGCACGGTGTCCCAACTTCACCAATATTTCAATGAGTATGTCATGCATGAGAATTGAACCATGATTGCTTGGAAAATACACCTTGCTTTTTATCACCATACCAAACCCTAGGGCATTAGAGTAGCTATTTTATTATAACAAAAGGTGATTATGTTCACTCAAGGTGTCCGCTCATAGCCCGTACCAGATCATGTGAAGGAAAGTAAATTATGGGGTTAACTTATAGTCGACCGTCAAGTGTCTAGAGGGTGGGAGAAGTTTTTCTCCAAGAGCATGAGTCTGCGCGGGAATTGATCTCTATCCATTGTATCTAATCTGTCACCCTCTAACCAACTGAGCACTCGTAGATATTTTattctataaaaaaataaaatccgtCATTCTGacctccccctcctcctcctcctcctcctcctccactggGAGGAGTAAATCAGTAAATTGAAGCTAGTCATACCCCTAGCTATTTTATGTAGCAAAACACGATTCATTTGGCCCCAGCGCCCTCGTCAATTCATCCCTaagctaacacggaggaggtaaatcatgggtgactactaaccattagtgcAAGTGGCCAAGGCATGGGGGAAGGCTTGCTCAGACGAGTTTCGACCCCAATATCTCATGTGGCAATACCCTTTACCTTAACCACCGCATCTCTCCGAGAAAACACCCCTGATTATTTTATGTGGCAAAAGACGAAATGACTCACCCCTGACTATTTTATGATTCACTAGGAGGTAAGTTTGTGTTAGTTATTTAACTTGTCATTATTTAATGCATTTTACACAACATTAATTCTGTTTAGACTGTATATAAATGATTGATTAGTCAATCACAGTTACAGAGAGTTCAACTAAACAATTTGCTAATCAGATAAACTAGATCTgtcaattaataaaaaaatatcgaaCAATTGATAAACAATTGCTCTCATTGTGTTTGTTTTGATGCTTGTGTTCTATTCTTTGGACAGGGTCAGTGGTCATAGATGGCTGCTTGGTGATTCTCCTGTATCTTTATTTTTTCAGGAAAAAAATCTCAATCTCAATCTCAATCTCGACAATATTTCCACTGTTGCAGAGCATCACAATTTTGGTCGATCACAAAGCGAATGATCATGAATGATTAGATTCTTTCCCATCCTTTATTAATGGGAACGAATCAGTGATCAAAGCTCCATTCAATGCATACTCTCATCCATTGTTCTCCAACTATAGACATGGGTAATCTCCAATTGAACACTTAGGACTTGCACAATTTCAACTCAAGTTGCTCGATTATCGATCATGCCACGAACCAAAGTGGGGTACTGGATTTGTTGAAGAGaagggaaaaaagaaaaaaaaaaaaaaaaaaaagaagaaaaaactaGAACCTCATGGTTGGGCAGTCCCCATCCCTTCTGAAGGGATCTGGTTTGGCTGCTTAACTTACCCTCCTTTATTTGTAGGTAAAGGAACCCAGAATGACACAAACAGATTAGCAAAACTCAGACAGCAGCTTCCCATctattcttaatttattatcataagCTTCTATGCTTCAAATCCAAGATAAAGAGACTGGAAGCCGTAAGATCTGATTACCTCATTGAAAAAAAAAGGATTGATGATCACCAAGTTATTAAGTATGAATTAGGCTCACCAAACTGTTATTTATGGCTGTTGAACCTGAGTCCCTATCTCGAACAACTTCTTTCCAAATGTTCATGCTTTGGCAGAGAGACATTAATCCAAATGCTAAGAAATGGTAGGTGGGGGAAAGCAACCTGGGCACCAGACATGGCCTCCTTTTACATTCTCTAGGATGGCACAGAATGGATCGTAGCTAGGAGGGAACTTGTTTTTGGGTCTGTGAGGCATTTGAATTCCTTGCTGTGGATTACTATGCAGCTCCACATATCGCCGAGCATGAGGCAGGTGACGGTGTTGCCGGGGAAGGGGGTGAGGGAGTTCATCAAAGTGAAGGTTGCGTCCAGGAGGCTTTCTTACAAGATGGTCATCTATTCCCTGCTCTTCATGACCTTCATGTTCAGGTTCATTTTTGTTTTGACTGCAATGGACTCCATCGAAGGAGACACCCAGTGTTCTTCTTTAGGTAATGCATTCGAGTAcatcctttcttccttctttcttaATTACTCGCTTTGTGCTATCATTAAGAAAGTTACGACTAGCTAAACAAACCTTCCTCCTGAAACTAGTTTGTAATGCCATCCATCCTACTTGACTGTTTAAATTCAACCAGACAGAAGATATAGCCATTCCATTTCGTAGATTTCGATTATATATATGGAAGTACTGCCAAACTCATGCGAAATGCATTGGCATTATTACGGATGCATCAACCAGACATTTATAGTTCAAGTAGAACAGATCTAAAAAGTTGCAATTATATATGCTCCTATCAAAACTCCTTTTTTTTTCATGCAAAGAGTAGTGATCAGATGCCAGTATGCCTACTAGTATGAGTTAGTAGTATTCACTACGACATTTACGTTTATTCCTCACCTTGCCAATATGCAAACACACAGATGCAAGATTGAATTAGCCTAGTTAGTCAATACTGCTCAACTAGCTAGGCAAGGCTAGCAATGTTGGTTTGTGTTAGAACCAAGAATGAACTCGTAAATATCGTTGAATTAAGTCCTAAGCAAAGGCAGTTCTCAGAAACAGTGACCGCTGATATCACATCAGCAAAATTAAAGTGACATGATTTAGTTGTTGTAGTCTGTAGAAGTTAGTTGGCCTGTCGTGTGCTAAACCCCACAGGACCAAATCTAAAGGAAAATAAGATCTATCCTTCAAATTTGTCGTACGTTCAATTCAAAGAGAAAAACCATCATGCTTTATAAAACTTCCTTCAGAATCCTAACCGGAAACTACTGCAATCCCAAACAGACGTACCCCATTATAATAATAATTAGTTAAATATAAACAACAAAATTTCATGAGGAGGCAAACAATTAATAATGCTAAACTGTCATGTCCATATAATGCTTGCTTCATTTGGACTCTGCTTGTTGATTATAATAGGATGCATAGGCAAGAGGTTGGCTCCAAGAATGTGGAGGTTAGACTCGGCGGTAAgcttaaaaattacttaaatttgATTTCATGGATGACCCGGTTAATtagcttaaaaattattattaaaaaaaacagaGAGTTCCAGAGGAGATGTACGAAGTGTTCGAAGAAACAGAGATCGAGCAACCAAAGCCTGGCTCGGATGTCCCTCAGACTTTGGACGATTTCGTCGCAGAGATGAAGAGCGAGCGATCAGATGCGAAAGCATTCGCCTTGAGACTCAAAGAGATGGTAGCAGTAGCAGTGAGCTTTGACTATTCTGAGCATTGACTGAACGTTGACCACTGAACGTTGACTTGTAGGTGTTAGTAATGGAGCAGAGGACCCGGGTGGCCAAGATACAGGAGTACCTGTACCGCCACGTGGCGTCCAGCAGCATCCCTAAGCCGCTCTACTGCTTCGCCCTGCGCCTGGCCCAGGAGCATTCCACCAACGCCGCTGCCCGCCTGCAGCTTCCGGCGCCAGAGCTGGTGCCTGCCCTGGTGGATCCATCGCTCTACCACTTCGTCCTCGCCTCCGACAACGTCCTCGCCGCCGCAGTGGTGTCCGCCTCCCTGGTGGCCAACGCCCTCCACCCGGCCTCCGTGGTGCTCCACGTCATCACCGACCGCAAGACGTACGCGCCGATGCAGGCGTGGTTCGCGCTCCACCCGCTGGCGCCCGCCGTGGTGGAAGTGAAAGCGCTGCACCATTTCCACTGGTTCGCTCGGGGACGGGTGCCGGTGATGGAGGCCATGGAGAAGGACCGGGCCGCCAGGTCGCAGTTCCGTGGAGGCTCCTCGGCCATCGTCGCCAACGTCAGCGAGAAGCCCGTGGTTGTGGCAGCCAAGCTGCAGGCCTTGAGCCCCAAATACCACTCTGTCATGAACCATATCAGGATCCACTTACCTGAGGTGAGTCCTGAAtcctttatattttattttttttaattagcatTTCATCCTCAATTATACCATGCAGCTGTTTCCGAGCCTCAACAAGGTAGTCTTTCTAGACGATGACGTTGTTGTCCAAGCTGATCTTTCACCCTTATGGGACATTGATCTTCAAGGCAAGGTAAATGGAGCAGTGGAGACGTGCAGAGGCGCGGATAAATTCGTCATGTCAAAGAGATTGAAGAACTACTTGAATTTCTCTCACCCCCTGATATCTGCGAACTTCGAACCCTACGAGTGTGCTTGGGCTTATGGCATGAATATTTTTGATCTGGACGCGTGGAGGAAGACAAACATTAGTCTTACTTATTACCATTGGCTGCAAAAGGTTTATTTATTTAAAGCAGTTCTTCCTGCAAACAATTTCTTCCTTTTCCCTCTAATTTGTCTTTGATTTCTTGTTTTGTTCATTCTTGATTCTCAGAATCTGGAATCAGATTTGAGTCTGTGGCAATTAGGGACTCTGCCTCCAGGTTTAATAGCGTTCCATGGTCATGTTCATGGCATTGATCCCTATTGGCACATGTTGGGTCTGGGCTACCAAGAAAACACCACCGTAGCAGAAGCAGAGAAAGTGGCTGTGATCCATTTCAATGGCAGAGCCAAGCCGTGGCTGGACATTGCATTTCCAGAGATCAGGCCACTGTGGACCAAGTACCTTGACTTCTCAGACAAATTTATCAGAGGTTGTAACATAAGAGAATAATAAAGGGCAAACGAGACAAACAATGGAAGCAAAAGGCTAACCATGATTAATCCCATATCTGGTAGAACACACTATCAGCCGTTTTCATGGTTTGGATGATGCAAGGAACAAGGAAACaaaaaaaactatatttttcTTGTATCATTTTATGTTTAGGAAAGATTTTGTTGATTTGTTGCTGGGAATATGGA
Coding sequences within it:
- the LOC122014293 gene encoding probable galacturonosyltransferase 12, translating into MQLHISPSMRQVTVLPGKGVREFIKVKVASRRLSYKMVIYSLLFMTFMFRFIFVLTAMDSIEGDTQCSSLGCIGKRLAPRMWRLDSARVPEEMYEVFEETEIEQPKPGSDVPQTLDDFVAEMKSERSDAKAFALRLKEMVLVMEQRTRVAKIQEYLYRHVASSSIPKPLYCFALRLAQEHSTNAAARLQLPAPELVPALVDPSLYHFVLASDNVLAAAVVSASLVANALHPASVVLHVITDRKTYAPMQAWFALHPLAPAVVEVKALHHFHWFARGRVPVMEAMEKDRAARSQFRGGSSAIVANVSEKPVVVAAKLQALSPKYHSVMNHIRIHLPELFPSLNKVVFLDDDVVVQADLSPLWDIDLQGKVNGAVETCRGADKFVMSKRLKNYLNFSHPLISANFEPYECAWAYGMNIFDLDAWRKTNISLTYYHWLQKNLESDLSLWQLGTLPPGLIAFHGHVHGIDPYWHMLGLGYQENTTVAEAEKVAVIHFNGRAKPWLDIAFPEIRPLWTKYLDFSDKFIRGCNIRE